The following coding sequences lie in one Fundulus heteroclitus isolate FHET01 chromosome 20, MU-UCD_Fhet_4.1, whole genome shotgun sequence genomic window:
- the LOC118567155 gene encoding LOW QUALITY PROTEIN: zinc finger protein 740-like (The sequence of the model RefSeq protein was modified relative to this genomic sequence to represent the inferred CDS: deleted 1 base in 1 codon): protein MRFVQRYLLARHSLTHTGVKPFACSMCDMRFIQRNHLERHSLTHTGEKPFACDMCDMRFIQRYHLERHKRVHSGEKPYQCEGCQQNFSRTDRLLRHRRLCQGHGVAKVENQPCCEPRPYPQDPPPPAPPT, encoded by the exons ATGAGGTTTGTCCAGCGTTACCTCCTGGCGAGACACAGCCTCACTCATACTG GGGTGAAGCCATTTGCTTGTTCCATGTGTGACATGAGGTTTATTCAGCGTAACCACCTGGAGAGACACAGCCTCACTCATACGG GAGAGAAGCCATTTGCATGTGACATGTGTGATATGAGGTTTATTCAGCGCTAC CACCTTGAGAGACACAAGCGCGTTCACAGTGGGGAGAAGCCTTATCAGTGCGAAGGTTGCCAGCAG AACTTTTCCCGCACAGACCGGCTGCTGCGACACCGGCGGTTGTGCCAGGGTCACGGCGTCGCCAAAGTAGAGAACCAGCCGTGCTGCGAACCCCGCCCGTATCCACAGGACCCGCCGCCCCCTGCGCCCCCGACCTAG